The DNA region CAGCAGCACAGCGGCGAGACCGGCCATGGCCCACGGCAGCGCGATGACGAGCGGGTCCGTCGGCGTGGTGCGGGGGGCCGCTCCGGACAGCATCCGCGCCACTCCGAACGCCGCGTCACCGAACTCCTGGGCGCGCAGCTGGTGGTAGGCGTTCTGCAGGACGATCACGGCCCGGTCGCTGTCGGGCAGCATGACGACCATGGCGTGGTGGCCGGGCAGCGCTCCGTCCTTCCAGACCATGCGCTCGCCGGTTCCCTTGAGCGTCCCGACCGACCAGCCGAGGCCGTAGCGGCCGATGCTGCTGTTCACCCACGAACGCGTCGTACGGCAGATCCTCGACCGGGTTTCGGCGCTCGGGGAACGCGCCACGCGTCAGCGACTGCCGATTCGCGACGTGGTGGTCGAAGGACTCGCCGAATGGCTCCCGGTGGACCCGCGCCGCCGCTCGGCACACCGAGTGGTGCTGGCCTTCCTGGGCCGCACCATCGACAGTCCGCAGCTCGCGCGCGCCCATGCCGAGACGGGCCGGCTCATCCGCTCGATGCTCGCCACGGCCGTCCACAACGGAAAGGAGTGCGGCGAGGTTCCGCACGACACCGATCCGGCCCTCGCCTCCCTCGAACTCCACTGCCTGGCCGAGGGCCTGGCCCTGGAAATCGGGTCCGACCCCGACGCCGACGCCTCCCGCGCCGCTCTCGACCTCATCGCGGCACGCGTCCGGGCCGTCTTTCCCGGCCGTTGCCGCCAGTACGAGTGAGCTGGAGCCGGGGGGCGCGTTTCGGGGGAGTCGCACCCCGGAGGGAGTCGCACTCGACGACCACCACCCAAAATGCACCTTTCTTACCCACATGCGAGTCTGGTGATGGCCCATCGTCCGAGATCCGCAACAGGAGGCACGATCGTGGGCAAGAAGCAGAGTCGGCAGAACCGCGGTGCCCGCACTGGCGGCCACGAACGCAGCGCTGCTCCGGAGACGAAGGAGCAGACGCAGCCAACGGCTGCCCAGGAGACGGTGCGCTCGATCTCAGAACAGGTCTCCCACCGGAAGCAGCGGAGGTTCGGCCACAACTGATCCTCTTAGAACCACGACAACCGCCCTCTGCGGCGGCATCCCCTTCACGGGATCGCCACCGCAGAGGGCGGTTTCTGTTGTGGGTGCCCGCCTGTTGCGGGTTCCTGCCTGTTGCGGTTACCCGCCTGTTGCGGGTGCCTGCCGAGGGGAGGCACCGTAGGGGCCCCTGGGGGACGCCGGCTGGCACTGAGGGGGGTACCGAGGGGGGTACCGAGGGGGCATTGAGGGGGATGCCGAGCGGATCCGCTTGCCGCATCCCGTAGGACCGCGCGCCCGTCAACCGGCCGCGCGACGCCGCGCGACGCCGCGCGAACTCCCGCCGATACACCACCCATTCGGGTCACGGCCGGAGGTTTATCTACGCGCGGAGCTATGACCCCCGAACGATCATTCGGGCATATCAGACCAGTTCTTCCGCAGCTATTACCGGCCGGTACCAATAGCTGCTAGAAACGTGGCGCTCAATCAACCCCCCACCCACCCCCCACACTTCGGAGGGCTGACAGCCATGTCAGTACGGAGATTCTGGGCGTCCGCATCCACTCTGGCCCTCGCCGCCGTGGCCGCGCTGGGCGTTGCCCAGCCGGCCTCGGCGGACTCCTCGGCCGCCGCCGACGGGTACGTCGCCCTCGGTGACTCGTACTCCGCCGGCGTCGGTGCGGGGAGTTACCTGTCCGACAGCGGCGACTGCCGCCGCAGCACCAACGCCTACCCCTACCTCTGGGCGGCCGCCAACTCGCCTTCTTCCTTTGCCTTCGTGGCCTGTTCGGGCGCCACGACCGGTTCGGTGGCCGGGACCCAGCTGGGGGCGTTGAACTCGTCCACCGGTCTGGTCAGCGTCACCGCGGGCGGCAATGACGTCGGCTTCGCCGATGTCATGCAGGACTGCGTGCTGTCCGGCGAGGCCACCTGCCTCAGCAGCGTCGGCTCGGCCGTGTCGCAGATGCAGAACTCGCTTCCGTCCGGCCTGAGTTCGCTCTACGGTTCCATCCGTTCGCGGGCCCCGCAGGCCCATGTCGTGGTGCTGGGCTACCCGCGCTTCTACCAGCTGAGCGGCAGCTGCATCGCCGGGCTCTCGGAGAAGGAGCGGGCGGCCATCAACAATGCGTCCGACGTGCTGAACGGGGTCATCGCCAAGCAGGCGGCCGACGCCGGGTTCACGTTCTCCAGCGTGGTCGACGAGTTCACCGGGCACGAGCTGTGCTCCGGTGACGCGTGGCTCCACAGCGTGTCGTTCCCGATCTACAACTCGTACCACCCCAAGTCCGCCGGACAGTCCGGCGGTTACCTTCCCGCCTTCCGCTCGGCCGCGTAGGACGCGGACGACGGAGGTGCAGCAGTGCGGCGGGCCGCCGGGGGTTCTCCCGGAAGCCCGCCGCACTGCTGCCACGGTCAGGCGGGGGCCGGGGTGGCGCCCGGCCGATGCAGGCTCAGGGCGGTGAATGCGGCGAGTACGGCGGTGGCCGCGGCCGCCCACCAGCCGTGGCGGAACGCGCCGAGCACCTCGCCCGGCCCGTCCGGCGCGCCGAGCAGCGTGACCATCAACGCCACACCCAGCACCGAACCCGTCTGGCGGGCCATCGTGGTGACGGCCGATCCGGTGGCGAAACGGGTGGGCGGAAGAGCCGCGACGGCCACACCGACCAGGGTGGGGAGGGCGAGGCCGACGCCGATGCCGGTGACCACCATGCCGGGGAGGAA from Streptomyces sp. NBC_01591 includes:
- a CDS encoding TetR family transcriptional regulator C-terminal domain-containing protein, with product MLLFTHERVVRQILDRVSALGERATRQRLPIRDVVVEGLAEWLPVDPRRRSAHRVVLAFLGRTIDSPQLARAHAETGRLIRSMLATAVHNGKECGEVPHDTDPALASLELHCLAEGLALEIGSDPDADASRAALDLIAARVRAVFPGRCRQYE
- a CDS encoding SGNH/GDSL hydrolase family protein, with translation MSVRRFWASASTLALAAVAALGVAQPASADSSAAADGYVALGDSYSAGVGAGSYLSDSGDCRRSTNAYPYLWAAANSPSSFAFVACSGATTGSVAGTQLGALNSSTGLVSVTAGGNDVGFADVMQDCVLSGEATCLSSVGSAVSQMQNSLPSGLSSLYGSIRSRAPQAHVVVLGYPRFYQLSGSCIAGLSEKERAAINNASDVLNGVIAKQAADAGFTFSSVVDEFTGHELCSGDAWLHSVSFPIYNSYHPKSAGQSGGYLPAFRSAA